From Benincasa hispida cultivar B227 unplaced genomic scaffold, ASM972705v1 Contig387, whole genome shotgun sequence:
TGTGGTGGTCTAAAAAGCATGGACACTCTATTTTCACTAGCGTGTCCGTGTTTGACACATGTTAGATACTTGAACACTCTGATACTTATTGGACATCTATCGTTCACTTGTTAGTGCAATAATATATTGGACATGTAACACGTGTTGAGTAGATTGAAAAGTCATATGTGTGACAATAGGTATAACAACTTTTTTAGTGTGAAATACATCAAGCTAAAGCATACAAATGCATCAAtccatttattttaaattttattttgttataaaaatatatgtatttttaaaaacgtttattttaataaatgtgTCCTTGTCATGCCAtgtcttaaatttaaaaatatgtcATGTTGCTAAGTCCCTATCGTATCCGTGTCTTGTATCCATATCTTAGGTGTTTGGTGTTTTTACTTGATTCTTAATTTGAGTTTCTCcaacttgaataattaattgcCCAGTTCTTCAACTTGATGCTCTCAGGTTATTCAAGGAGATGTACTCAAGACTGAGCTTCCCTATTTTGATATATGTGTGGCAAATATTCCTTATCAAATATCATCACCTCTAACATTCAAATTGCTAAATCATCAACCTTCTTTTCGGTGTGCCATCATAATGTTCCAGAGGGAATTTGCAATGAGGTTAGTTGCTCAACCTGGGGATAAACTTTACTGCCGTTTGACTGTAAACACCCAACTCTTAGCTCGAGTGTCTCACCTCCTCAAAGTTGGAAAGAACAACTTTCGTCCTCCGCCTAAGGTGGACTCGTCTGTAGTCCGAATCGAGCCAAGGAAACCACGTATTGAGGTGAAGCAGAAGGAGTGGGATGGATTTCTGAGGATCTGTTTCAATAGAAAGAACAAAACTCTTGGTTCAATTTTTAGGCAGAAGAGTGTTCTTTCTTTGCTAGAGAAGAACTATAAAACATTGTGTTCACTTAATATCCTTCAGCAAAGTTCTGTAGGTAATGATGATGATGGTGTATTTGATTATTCGAGATTTGGCAATTCAAATGAGGATCAAACCATGGAAGTAGATGACGATGGAGATGACGAGGAGATGGATATGGAGGATGGTGATGTTGAAGAAGGGGAAGCTTCTGAATTTAAGGGTAAAGTCATGGGTGTTTTAAAGGAGGGagattttgaagaaaagaggTCTTCTAAACTCACTTTACAGGAGTTTTTATACCTACTCTCTTTGTTCAACAAAGCTGGTATACatttttcttgattttgttATGTATTTCCCCCAATATTCAATTTTGTTTCTCCCCTTCTGTGTTCTAGGACTCCTTTCTTTCCCCCCTAAAGTAGTAAAGTTATACCCAAATTTTGTTGCTCTTTATTTTCTAGCTTCTCCAAGACTGACAATTGAAATGTCATTCTTATTCTTATCTTTTTGTTGTATTGTACTAATTGAAGtttgtattattttatgatCCAAATCATCAAAGTATTGTGTAACTACAAAACTGAAGCagtaaaaaggaaaaggaaaaaaaagatcgAAACAACCAAATTTTCGTAGCTCATTTTGAAAGGAAACTACAAGAAATCAATTACAATTCAATATGAAATTTAACTTGCTAACGTAAATCAGAtttgaaattacaaaataaagaaattaggtTCGGttttataacatttaattttttatttttgtttttgaaaagtaaGTTTTTTTCATCCATGATTTGAATCTTTCTTAAGcaaatggttgaatttttagttaataatgttcatataattaattttcaaaaataaaaataagaaataaaatggttatcaaatagtCTTAATAATTTATGAAGTTAAACTTTAATGAGCAATTattgaagtatttatttattattaatattttgaagaaaatttccCTTTCATCCTCAACCATGAAGCTTAAAGATATTTGAAAACCTGTAAACAAAATCAGAGTTGGGTCATTATTTTGTtctctatttttatttctttgataAAAGATGACTTGTTTAAACATTAACATACCCCATCAAAAATGGCCTATGATATCCCGTCCATGTAATGTCTACTCATCATCCAAGTTTTTGAAGCTAAAATAAGAAGAATTGATAGCTTCGTTCATTGCCAAGAGAACCTATAAATGGGTGCTATGCTTTTTGACACTTCAACAACTCTAATGAACTTGTGGTAGGATTTAAATCGAGTGAGGATCTTGAAGTCGTCTTTTTTGAAACAATGGAGTGGAAAAGTACATACTAGTGTGATGATTTGCCAATACGATACAACTCAACTTACATGAAACATGTATCATGCACCAGGTGGTCATTCAAATTCCCACCTCACATATTATTGAactcaaggaaaaaaaaacatcgtAGTGTGATAACAGTCATATCATTCCAGTTTATTTCGCAATAATCGACATGAAGCCAACCATATACCTCTAATTCATTGTCTTCTCCATAAAAACTACTAGCAATCATAAAGCAAATGCGATGAAAAATAGAATTTCTGATTTATAATTCAAACTGAATACATCTGATTCCGGCATTCATTTTTCCCAATCATGCAAGTGCAGGAGAGGATAACCAGTTAGAACTTAGAATCAGAAACGAAGGTGTTGAAAAGAACACATGCCACAAACCAAGCACAATTAGAACACTAATGAACTTAAAAGTATGTTCTATATTCATTTCTAAGACACTTTCTTTTGTTTAGAATTTCAGGGTTTAGTCCTTAAAGCAGAGAAATTATGTTACTTTTGTCTTCTTTGCCTTGACTTGAGGTTTTTCAGAGATTTCATCATCGTCCTCAGAAGCTTCTTCAACTAGTTCGTCTGGAACGTCATTAGAAACATTATGTTTGGTTATGTACTCCTTCAAAATGGCCATGCTATCCTCTTTCATGGAAATCAGCTGCTCCGAAAGGTTGCCTCTATTAGTTGTATTGACTAAATGTATCTCTGATCCTAGGCAAAATGAGGCCCTAACCCGAGGCCTTCGAGGAATATCTTCTTCAGCTTGGGCATCCATTGAATCTGGCAAAGGTTAATGAGCTAAAATTGAGATAGAAATAGAAGCACGACCCGAATACTTAAAAATGTAAAGGGGTCTTTCATTACTTGTTCTGTTACAACTTACAAGGGGGCAAATGTGTAGATGCAACCTTGCCATTAGATTATGATTCAAAAGATCCAAGAAATTAGCTAGATGAGAAGAATACGATTATAGCAATTCAGTTTACGGATCATTATGGAGCAATGCAACTTTAACAgtcattttaaacatttcaagtATCAAGAGAAATCATGACTTTCCAATAAAAGAGGACTAGTTCTCTAATCACGATGAAGTTCAACAGGTGATATGAACAAAGGAATTTAAATGTATATGAACTTGAAGACAAATGTCTAGAAAGAACTCTATATGTTGTCCAAATTTACAATCAAAAGAATTTGTACTAAGTGAAGTCAAAGTGGAACAAAATAATGAAGTTTTGAAAAAATGTAGAGTTTTCGGTTTTAAACCTAGAAAACTTTTAAACTTGTGTGTTGTGTGTATTCAAGTGAGGATTAATCTATCTTGCTTGTGGAGTGTTTTGAAGATCAGTCAGTGTTGATGGGAGTTGAGCTTTGTCCAATCTTTGGTTCGTTTTATCATCTAAGTTTATGTAATCTAGCCTATCTCAGGGGTTGAGATCGTCTTGGTTTGGGGGATTTAGCAATGGAGGTCTAGGAGTTTGCATATCTATAAGGGTTCGTCAATCCAATCAGCTAGGATTTTCTTATCAACATGCATCTAACTGAGAAGTTGAATTACAAGTACCTAAAAGCCAATCAAAGGTAAACCTCGATGACTAACTTCGTTATTCATATATGTTGTACGATTAAAAGAGAGGGAGGTGATAATGAGAACGTAATAGATGTAACGAAATTTTTCAGGCAGAATGCCGTTAAAAAATCAAAGTCCTATGTCATCTACTTGGATTGGAAAAACCAGAAAATGTCTACCATCATTAAACTCTACCTGTCAGAACTCAAATGGAAATTTCATCTGATTCAATACGAAGTCATCTAGAATTGGTAATATGTCTAATGAGAAATGATATTCGACAACAAAGGAATGGATTTATACACCAAGAGCAAATCTGGAAGAAAAATTGAGCATAAAGATAAGTCTTATGCCAAGGTTAGCACCTCTGGCATTAAGTCCAATGCACAAAGCGGCCAATGGAAGACTAAGTGTTTGTTATTTGAAAACTATTATAAAAAAGAACTTCTAAAAATTGCATCAACTTGAATCTAACTTAACTGATTAAGACAATATAACCTCGACCAAAAGGTTAGAATTTAGAATTTGTGAGGCCTGGATTATTTACACGTACAAAAGGAAGGGTAAGAGTGAAAAACTCAGGGAGGGACAAGGCATTAGTGGGTACGTGGTAAATAGTTGGGGAAGGAGGGGACCACGCTGCTGAAGGGTTTAAGAAGGGGGTTTTGGGGTCTGAAGGAGGAGGAAGAATTAGGTGGAGTTTGAGGCTTCTTCGAGAGAATTGCTCAGCTCTCTCGAATGTGCTGAGTTGCCTGGTTTTATCCTTACTTTCTGCTTTGAATGTTATTTTCGATTTCCATTGTAATCATTGAAGTTGTTATCTTTCCGTGGAGTGAATATATTTATAATCAGGGTATCGATTTTCCTGTTGCTGGGAAACTCTTGTTGGCTTATTTTCTGTGTGCAGGGAAGAAGAACCTAACACAATTCTCACCCCAACAAATTGTTGAACTCAAAAGCACTTTACAAGATTTAGTTTCCAAATCTAGTCTTATTTAGGAATGTAAGAATTTGACATTATTGTACATTAGAGACCAGTGCTCATAATCCTATATGATCTGTAGAAGGAAGGAACATCTAGAAAGTAAGGCATCTACGtaaacaaactacaagacaATTAAgataatttcagtaatttttccAAGAGCTTCCAAACATCTggtaagaaataaaaataataataataataaaagtccAAAAACATCTTTTTGCAGATTCC
This genomic window contains:
- the LOC120069414 gene encoding ribosomal RNA small subunit methyltransferase; protein product: MAGGKMKKEKPKAAAKAAAPYQGGISFHKSKGQHILKNPLLVDSIIQKSGIKSTDVILEIGPGTGNLTKKLLECGKMVIAVELDPRMVLELQRRFQDTPYSSRLKVIQGDVLKTELPYFDICVANIPYQISSPLTFKLLNHQPSFRCAIIMFQREFAMRLVAQPGDKLYCRLTVNTQLLARVSHLLKVGKNNFRPPPKVDSSVVRIEPRKPRIEVKQKEWDGFLRICFNRKNKTLGSIFRQKSVLSLLEKNYKTLCSLNILQQSSVGNDDDGVFDYSRFGNSNEDQTMEVDDDGDDEEMDMEDGDVEEGEASEFKGKVMGVLKEGDFEEKRSSKLTLQEFLYLLSLFNKAGIHFS